In Paracoccus fistulariae, a single window of DNA contains:
- the nrdR gene encoding transcriptional regulator NrdR, translated as MRCPFCGNVDTQVKDSRPAEDNVAIRRRRFCPACSGRFTTYERVQLRDLIVVKTNGKREDFDRDKMARSIRIAMQKRPVEPERIEQMISGIVRRLESTGETDVASKMIGEIVMEALSRIDNVAYVRFASVYKNFQDADDFDKFVAELRPGPIAD; from the coding sequence ATGCGCTGTCCGTTTTGCGGAAATGTCGATACGCAGGTCAAGGATTCACGCCCGGCCGAGGACAATGTCGCGATACGTCGCCGCCGTTTCTGTCCCGCCTGCAGCGGGCGCTTTACCACCTATGAACGGGTCCAGTTGCGCGATCTGATCGTGGTCAAGACGAATGGCAAACGCGAGGATTTCGACCGCGACAAGATGGCCCGGTCGATCCGGATCGCGATGCAGAAACGCCCGGTCGAGCCTGAGCGGATCGAACAGATGATCTCGGGGATCGTGCGGCGGCTGGAAAGCACCGGCGAAACCGACGTGGCGTCGAAGATGATCGGTGAGATCGTGATGGAGGCGCTGTCGCGCATCGACAATGTCGCCTATGTCCGTTTTGCCAGCGTTTACAAGAACTTCCAGGATGCCGACGATTTCGACAAATTCGTGGCAGAGCTGCGCCCCGGCCCGATTGCCGATTAA
- the ribD gene encoding bifunctional diaminohydroxyphosphoribosylaminopyrimidine deaminase/5-amino-6-(5-phosphoribosylamino)uracil reductase RibD: protein MAHALRLSRRGLGNVWPNPAVGCVLLRDGRIVGRGWTQPGGRPHAERMALDQAGPLARGATAYVTLEPCAHHGRTPPCAQALIDAGIARVVSAMTDPDPRVSGRGHTMLRQAGIAVEEVLMEADARNIQAGFLSRALRGRPFLTLKLATSFDGRIATAGGESQWITGPQARLHVHAMRAQHDAIMVGGGTARADMPSLNVRDLRTPRQPVRIVVSSRALPDLPPEGPDHGPLWQVSGDPGQIMVDLADRGVTRVFCEGGGGLAASLLRAGLVDQIIGYTAGLVIGGDGRAATGPLDLQYLAQAPRFALAETCPIGPDLFHRWRRAD from the coding sequence ATGGCCCATGCGCTGCGCCTGTCGCGGCGCGGGCTGGGCAATGTCTGGCCCAATCCGGCGGTTGGCTGCGTGCTGCTGCGCGATGGCCGGATCGTCGGGCGCGGCTGGACGCAGCCCGGCGGTCGCCCCCATGCCGAGCGGATGGCGCTGGATCAGGCAGGCCCGCTTGCGCGCGGCGCCACGGCCTATGTCACGCTGGAACCCTGCGCCCATCACGGCCGCACCCCGCCATGCGCGCAGGCCCTGATCGATGCGGGCATCGCCCGCGTGGTCAGCGCGATGACCGATCCCGATCCGCGCGTCTCTGGTCGCGGCCATACGATGCTGCGTCAGGCGGGGATCGCGGTGGAAGAGGTGCTGATGGAGGCCGATGCCCGCAACATCCAGGCGGGTTTCCTGTCGCGCGCGCTGCGCGGGCGGCCCTTCCTGACGCTGAAACTGGCGACCAGCTTTGACGGTCGGATCGCGACGGCGGGCGGCGAAAGCCAGTGGATCACCGGCCCGCAGGCGCGCCTGCATGTGCATGCGATGCGGGCGCAGCATGACGCGATCATGGTGGGCGGCGGCACAGCGCGGGCGGATATGCCTTCACTGAATGTGCGGGATCTGCGGACGCCTCGGCAGCCGGTGCGGATCGTCGTTTCATCGCGCGCGCTGCCGGATTTGCCACCAGAAGGACCTGATCATGGTCCGCTTTGGCAGGTGTCGGGGGATCCGGGTCAGATCATGGTCGATCTGGCGGATCGCGGCGTGACACGGGTTTTCTGCGAAGGCGGGGGCGGTCTTGCCGCGTCGCTTTTGCGTGCCGGGCTGGTCGATCAGATCATCGGCTATACGGCCGGCCTGGTGATCGGTGGCGATGGCCGCGCGGCAACCGGGCCGCTGGATCTGCAGTATCTGGCGCAGGCGCCGCGATTTGCACTGGCCGAAACCTGTCCGATCGGGCCGGACCTGTTTCACCGCTGGCGCCGCGCCGACTAG
- a CDS encoding polysaccharide biosynthesis/export family protein: protein MVLLAACTLPRSGPSKKEIYSGAVEKGGNAHVIFVNDHVNRATNFVPSYGFSSSFRNAGAVGADEIRAGDVLGLSIWENVDDGLLTSLGSSSTNLQEIQVDSRGYIFVPYAGRLRAAGNTPDQLRQIITDRLSSQTPDPQVTVARVAGDGATVSVMGKVGAQGVYPIERPTRTLSAMLARAGGVAIEPEIAVVTVKRGTDRGKVWLTDLYTGQNDIALRPGDIVLVEEDQRSFTALGALGGQTRVPLGNEVISAVEAVAMVGGLSSDLADPTGVFILRDEPESVASRVLGKSVYGTQRMAYVLDMTRPNGLFLARDFLIRDGDTVYVTEAPYVQWRKRLLSITGTAVSADALASIGN from the coding sequence ATGGTTCTGCTGGCGGCCTGCACGCTGCCACGTTCCGGCCCCAGCAAGAAAGAAATTTATTCCGGTGCTGTCGAAAAAGGCGGCAATGCCCATGTGATTTTCGTCAATGATCACGTCAACCGCGCCACGAATTTCGTGCCAAGCTATGGTTTTTCCAGCAGTTTCCGCAATGCGGGTGCCGTCGGCGCGGATGAGATCCGCGCGGGCGACGTGCTGGGTCTGTCGATCTGGGAAAACGTGGATGACGGGTTGCTGACCTCGCTGGGCAGCAGCTCGACGAACCTGCAGGAAATTCAGGTCGACAGCCGTGGCTATATCTTCGTGCCCTATGCGGGCCGCCTGCGCGCTGCGGGCAACACGCCCGATCAGCTGCGTCAGATCATCACCGACCGGCTCAGCTCTCAGACCCCCGACCCGCAGGTCACGGTCGCGCGTGTCGCGGGCGACGGGGCCACGGTTTCGGTCATGGGCAAGGTCGGCGCGCAGGGCGTCTATCCGATCGAACGCCCGACCCGCACGCTGTCAGCCATGCTGGCCCGGGCCGGCGGCGTTGCCATCGAGCCTGAAATCGCCGTCGTGACCGTCAAGCGCGGCACCGACCGGGGCAAGGTCTGGCTGACCGATCTTTATACCGGCCAGAACGACATTGCGCTGCGCCCCGGCGATATCGTGCTGGTGGAAGAGGATCAGCGCAGCTTCACCGCGCTTGGTGCGCTTGGCGGGCAAACCCGCGTGCCGCTGGGCAATGAGGTGATCAGCGCGGTCGAGGCGGTCGCCATGGTGGGCGGTTTGTCCTCTGATCTGGCCGATCCGACCGGTGTGTTCATCCTGCGCGACGAACCGGAATCGGTGGCCTCGCGCGTGCTGGGCAAATCGGTCTATGGCACGCAGCGCATGGCCTATGTGCTGGACATGACCCGGCCGAACGGGCTGTTCCTGGCGCGCGATTTCCTGATCCGCGACGGCGATACCGTCTATGTGACCGAAGCCCCCTATGTGCAGTGGCGCAAGCGGCTGCTGTCGATCACCGGCACCGCGGTTTCTGCCGACGCGCTGGCAAGTATCGGCAACTGA
- a CDS encoding riboflavin synthase — translation MFTGIITDIGDVRTVEMRGDMRARIACGYEMAGVDLGASIACDGVCLTVIAKGEDWFDVDISAETLSKTNIGANGWQQGKRLNLERALRVGDELGGHIVSGHVDGVTRIVGIADEGDSLRVTFEASAELAKFIAPKGSVALNGTSLTVNEVLGNRFGINLIPHTQGVTTWGEIAEGDAVNLEIDTLARYVARLAEAQAGSA, via the coding sequence ATGTTTACAGGGATCATCACCGATATTGGCGATGTCCGCACGGTGGAAATGCGCGGGGACATGCGCGCGCGCATCGCCTGCGGCTATGAGATGGCGGGCGTTGATCTGGGCGCCTCGATCGCCTGCGACGGTGTCTGCCTGACCGTGATCGCCAAGGGCGAGGACTGGTTCGATGTCGATATCTCGGCCGAGACCCTGTCCAAGACGAATATTGGCGCGAATGGCTGGCAGCAGGGCAAGCGCCTGAATCTTGAACGCGCCTTGCGCGTGGGCGACGAATTGGGCGGTCATATCGTCAGCGGCCATGTCGATGGCGTGACCCGGATCGTCGGGATCGCGGATGAGGGCGACAGCCTGCGCGTTACCTTCGAGGCGTCGGCGGAACTGGCGAAATTCATCGCGCCCAAGGGATCGGTCGCGCTGAACGGCACCTCGCTGACGGTGAATGAGGTCTTGGGCAATCGTTTCGGCATCAACCTGATCCCGCATACGCAGGGCGTCACCACCTGGGGCGAGATTGCCGAGGGCGACGCGGTCAATCTGGAGATCGACACCCTGGCCCGCTATGTCGCGCGTCTGGCCGAGGCGCAGGCGGGCAGCGCATAA
- the rmuC gene encoding DNA recombination protein RmuC, whose product MQQAINAIQRAFGDVQILQLSLAIGAILLIVLIFMLLSARRTLRDNQQGQQVAQDRIRDLEAREKTLSDQAHGLELRLGQHEARLEGQATRLGEIAEERDDLTDALHQARQDHAKLQTELAEAQLRAEKDREAAAREIQTLRELREEMSGQFKLLAAETLRVQQSDMQKAQGDQLTALLTPFRDQVHRFQTELQHRNKVLDEEGARLREQIAFLHKRSEDISREAVNLTRALKGEKQRQGAWGEMVLERLLEESGLQAGTHYEMQSSWRDDDGKMWRPDVVIRMPRGKVMVIDSKVSLNDYEAAVNAEDPAEAEAALRRHVAAIRNHITTLGDKGYHRMDDASVDYVLMFIPIEGAFSEALRADPTLASFAMDRRVGLTTPTTLMLTLRTVEHIWAVERRETNALEIAKRAGQLYDKVAGFVDSMEVVGKSLDAASRAHGQAIDRLSRGPGNVIRQVEMLRELGARAQKKIALSHDGEDAPALDPPASRDGPEAAE is encoded by the coding sequence ATGCAACAGGCGATAAACGCGATCCAGCGCGCGTTTGGCGACGTGCAGATCTTGCAGCTTTCTTTGGCAATCGGCGCGATCCTGTTGATCGTGCTGATCTTCATGCTTTTATCCGCGCGCCGCACGCTTCGCGACAATCAGCAGGGGCAGCAGGTCGCGCAGGATCGGATCCGCGATCTTGAGGCGCGGGAAAAAACGCTGTCAGATCAGGCGCATGGGCTGGAATTGCGGCTGGGCCAGCACGAGGCCAGGCTGGAGGGGCAGGCCACGCGGCTTGGCGAAATCGCCGAAGAGCGTGATGATCTGACCGATGCGCTGCATCAGGCGCGTCAGGACCATGCCAAGCTGCAGACCGAACTGGCCGAGGCGCAATTGCGCGCCGAGAAAGACCGCGAGGCCGCCGCGCGCGAGATCCAGACCCTGCGTGAACTGCGCGAGGAAATGTCGGGTCAGTTCAAGCTGCTGGCCGCCGAAACCTTGCGCGTCCAGCAAAGCGATATGCAAAAGGCGCAGGGCGATCAACTGACCGCGCTGCTGACGCCCTTCCGCGATCAGGTCCATCGCTTCCAGACGGAATTACAGCATAGAAACAAGGTGCTGGACGAAGAAGGTGCAAGATTGCGCGAACAGATCGCGTTTCTGCACAAACGCTCTGAAGATATCTCGCGCGAGGCGGTGAACCTGACCCGCGCCCTGAAGGGTGAGAAGCAAAGGCAAGGGGCCTGGGGCGAGATGGTGCTGGAACGCCTGCTGGAGGAATCCGGTCTTCAGGCGGGCACCCATTACGAGATGCAGTCAAGCTGGCGCGATGATGATGGCAAGATGTGGCGGCCCGATGTCGTGATCCGCATGCCGCGCGGCAAGGTGATGGTGATCGACAGCAAGGTCTCTCTGAACGATTACGAGGCGGCGGTGAATGCCGAAGACCCCGCCGAGGCCGAGGCCGCCCTGCGCCGCCATGTCGCCGCCATCCGCAATCACATCACGACGCTGGGCGACAAGGGCTATCACCGGATGGATGATGCCTCGGTCGATTATGTGCTGATGTTCATCCCCATCGAGGGCGCCTTTTCCGAAGCCCTGCGCGCCGATCCCACCCTTGCCAGTTTCGCGATGGACCGGCGCGTCGGGCTGACCACGCCGACCACGCTGATGCTGACCCTGCGCACGGTAGAGCATATCTGGGCGGTCGAGCGGCGCGAAACCAATGCGCTGGAAATCGCGAAGCGCGCTGGCCAGCTTTACGACAAGGTGGCGGGTTTCGTCGACTCGATGGAGGTCGTGGGCAAATCGCTGGATGCTGCCAGCCGCGCGCATGGGCAGGCCATCGACCGGCTGTCGCGCGGACCCGGCAATGTCATCCGTCAGGTCGAGATGCTGCGTGAACTTGGCGCGCGGGCGCAGAAGAAAATCGCGCTCAGCCATGATGGCGAGGACGCGCCCGCGCTGGATCCGCCCGCATCGCGCGACGGGCCAGAGGCGGCCGAGTGA
- a CDS encoding MmcB family DNA repair protein: MDQPMEYLPAMPGQRLARGVARLLRSMDHAVLTEFVPVRGLRVDLISLSPKGDFWIVECKSCRNDFASDRKWQGYLDWCDRYFWAVDGDFPSELLPAETGLITADAYGAEIQRMPPETRLAGARRTRVLRDFARAGALRLQGLTDPESLTSSAF, encoded by the coding sequence ATGGATCAGCCTATGGAATACCTGCCCGCCATGCCCGGCCAGCGCCTTGCGCGCGGCGTGGCGCGGCTGTTGCGCAGCATGGATCATGCGGTGCTGACGGAATTCGTGCCGGTGCGGGGGCTGCGGGTCGATCTGATCAGCCTGTCGCCCAAGGGCGATTTCTGGATCGTCGAATGCAAAAGCTGCCGCAATGATTTCGCCAGCGACAGGAAATGGCAGGGCTATCTGGATTGGTGCGACCGCTATTTCTGGGCCGTGGATGGCGATTTTCCGTCCGAATTGCTGCCCGCTGAAACCGGGCTGATCACAGCCGATGCCTATGGGGCCGAAATTCAGCGCATGCCGCCCGAAACCCGGCTGGCGGGGGCGCGCCGGACCAGGGTATTGCGCGATTTCGCGCGGGCAGGGGCCCTGCGGCTGCAGGGCCTGACCGATCCCGAATCGCTTACTTCTTCGGCTTTTTAG
- a CDS encoding DUF481 domain-containing protein, which yields MKKVTLLTGTAALVAALSAPAFAQTEISTGANAAGLSEIDDQITDIQDDVQDDFDRSNDPERFGPADRRQGLFGSMSLTYAGSDGNDESQDFALGGRVSYNQGPWAQTVGMLLEFGEDENGDKDKEDVSVIYDAQYYFNDRFYAFALGRFEIDGLADGEANSDSSTQQDLVEELGDFRRDGFIGVGPGYRVINTEQTAWRVQGGIGYRYTQTGAQHAGYDLVENAAGGYDRVAVDDSSDNGIGYIVSSRFYHRFNDMVFLTNDTDFLSSDDSDDVITNQLGVNFKMSDQLATRVSYTTEYQENRPIRTDNTLGVSIVYGF from the coding sequence ATGAAAAAAGTTACGCTGCTGACCGGCACCGCCGCTCTCGTGGCCGCACTGTCGGCTCCGGCATTCGCGCAAACCGAAATCTCGACCGGCGCCAACGCCGCTGGCCTGAGCGAAATCGACGATCAGATCACTGACATCCAGGACGACGTTCAGGACGACTTCGACCGTTCGAACGACCCCGAGCGTTTCGGTCCCGCTGACCGCCGTCAGGGCCTGTTCGGCTCCATGTCGCTGACCTATGCAGGCAGCGATGGCAACGACGAAAGCCAGGACTTCGCTCTGGGTGGCCGCGTGTCGTACAACCAGGGTCCCTGGGCGCAAACCGTTGGTATGCTGCTGGAATTCGGTGAAGACGAAAACGGCGACAAAGACAAAGAAGACGTCTCGGTCATCTATGATGCCCAGTACTACTTCAACGATCGCTTCTATGCCTTCGCTCTGGGCCGCTTCGAAATCGACGGTCTGGCTGACGGCGAAGCCAACAGCGACTCCAGCACCCAGCAGGACCTGGTCGAAGAACTGGGCGACTTCCGTCGCGACGGCTTCATCGGCGTTGGCCCGGGTTACCGCGTCATCAACACCGAACAGACCGCATGGCGCGTTCAGGGTGGTATCGGCTACCGCTACACCCAGACCGGTGCTCAGCACGCCGGCTACGACCTGGTCGAGAACGCCGCTGGCGGCTATGACCGCGTTGCCGTCGACGATTCGTCGGATAACGGCATCGGCTACATCGTGTCGTCGCGCTTCTACCACCGCTTCAACGACATGGTCTTCCTGACCAACGACACCGACTTCCTGTCTTCGGATGACTCGGATGACGTGATCACCAACCAGCTGGGCGTCAACTTCAAGATGAGCGACCAACTGGCGACCCGCGTGAGCTACACCACCGAGTACCAGGAAAACCGTCCGATCCGCACCGACAATACTCTGGGTGTTTCGATCGTGTACGGCTTCTGA
- a CDS encoding capsular polysaccharide biosynthesis protein — MPTDNKAAGTDPRRLFVFNGGFWTQPRLRRILQLSGWDIAAGLPSREDVVGIWGASPTAWRGRAIAQRRGASLLTVEDAFLRSILPGRASGHVARRGPIGLLIDPLGLHFDPETPSLIETLISSGATAALRDQAGRGIERLRALDLSKYNAHRPDSAPPKPGYVLVIDQTSGDASLRGAGRAEFLAMLAAARDENPGRRIVIRSHPETARGLRAGHFTEQDLRPGDALCDADISPWRLLENADAVYAISSQLGYEAILAGHRPRIFGTPFYLGWGLSADETALPPDRRGRASKEDLFAASHLLAPSWYDPCRDQLTDFDGAVDQLEAEVKAWRQDRDGYLAYGMRLWKRGAISRFFGDGRALRFTDTPSDQVTLAWAGKAGEVPQAIRVEDGFLRSRGLGAALTPPLSLIADDLGIYYDPTRESRLERLIAAPLPPRGGRRATDLLAQIRKAGLSKYNLSAAPPDLPARDGKRRILVPGQVEDDASIRLGAGVERTNLQLLARVRQDNPDAFLIYKPHPDVEAGLRPGAIAAADLQDLADHVARASEPIALLDQVDEVWTITSTLGFEALLRDVPVTVLGAPFYAGWGLTRDLGPMPARRRARPDLAALTHACLIAYPRYRDPKTGLPCPAELAVQRLAEGITPRPPALRLLAKLQGALAGHAWLWRR; from the coding sequence ATGCCGACAGACAACAAAGCCGCCGGGACAGATCCCCGGCGGCTTTTCGTCTTTAATGGCGGGTTCTGGACCCAGCCGCGCCTGCGCCGGATCCTGCAACTGTCCGGTTGGGATATCGCGGCCGGATTGCCCTCACGCGAGGATGTCGTGGGCATCTGGGGCGCCAGCCCGACAGCCTGGCGCGGGCGCGCCATTGCGCAACGGCGCGGAGCATCCCTGCTGACGGTCGAGGATGCCTTTTTACGTTCGATCCTGCCCGGGCGGGCCTCGGGGCATGTGGCGCGGCGCGGCCCCATCGGCCTGCTGATCGACCCGCTTGGCCTGCATTTCGATCCCGAAACGCCCTCGCTGATCGAAACGCTGATTTCCTCTGGCGCCACCGCCGCGCTGCGGGATCAGGCGGGTCGGGGGATCGAACGGCTGAGGGCGCTGGATCTGTCGAAATACAATGCGCACAGACCGGACAGCGCCCCGCCGAAACCCGGCTATGTGCTGGTGATCGACCAGACCAGCGGCGATGCCTCGCTGCGCGGCGCGGGGCGGGCGGAATTTCTGGCGATGCTGGCGGCCGCGCGCGACGAAAACCCCGGCAGGCGCATTGTGATCCGCAGCCATCCGGAAACCGCGCGCGGATTGCGTGCGGGTCATTTCACGGAACAGGATCTGCGCCCCGGCGATGCGCTCTGCGATGCCGATATCTCACCCTGGCGACTGCTGGAAAATGCCGATGCGGTCTATGCGATCTCGTCCCAGCTTGGATATGAGGCGATTCTGGCCGGGCATCGCCCCCGGATCTTTGGCACGCCCTTTTATCTTGGCTGGGGGCTGAGCGCGGATGAAACCGCCCTGCCCCCGGACCGACGCGGTCGCGCCAGCAAAGAGGATCTGTTCGCGGCCAGTCATCTTCTGGCGCCGTCCTGGTACGATCCCTGCCGCGATCAGCTGACCGATTTCGATGGCGCCGTGGACCAGTTGGAGGCCGAGGTGAAGGCCTGGCGGCAGGATCGCGACGGGTATCTGGCCTATGGCATGCGGCTGTGGAAACGCGGCGCAATATCGCGGTTTTTCGGCGATGGAAGGGCGCTGCGCTTTACCGACACGCCGTCGGATCAGGTCACGCTGGCCTGGGCCGGAAAGGCCGGGGAAGTGCCGCAGGCGATCCGGGTCGAGGACGGGTTTCTGCGCTCTCGCGGGCTCGGCGCGGCGCTGACGCCGCCGCTATCGCTGATCGCCGATGATCTTGGGATCTATTACGACCCGACCCGCGAAAGCCGGTTAGAGCGTCTGATCGCCGCCCCCCTGCCGCCGAGGGGCGGGCGCCGCGCGACGGACCTGCTGGCGCAGATCAGAAAGGCCGGGTTGTCGAAATATAACCTGTCCGCCGCACCGCCGGACCTGCCAGCCCGCGACGGAAAGCGCCGCATTCTTGTTCCGGGTCAGGTCGAGGATGACGCCTCGATCCGGCTGGGCGCGGGCGTGGAAAGGACAAATCTGCAGCTTCTGGCGCGTGTCAGGCAGGACAATCCCGATGCCTTTCTGATCTACAAGCCGCATCCGGATGTCGAGGCCGGATTGCGGCCCGGGGCGATCGCGGCGGCGGATCTGCAGGATCTGGCCGATCATGTCGCCCGCGCCAGCGAACCGATTGCCCTGCTGGATCAGGTGGATGAGGTCTGGACCATCACCTCGACCCTGGGGTTCGAGGCGCTGCTGCGCGATGTTCCCGTCACCGTCCTGGGCGCGCCGTTCTATGCCGGCTGGGGGCTGACGCGCGATCTGGGCCCCATGCCCGCGCGGCGCAGGGCGCGGCCCGATCTGGCTGCGCTGACCCATGCCTGCCTGATCGCCTATCCGCGTTACCGCGATCCGAAAACCGGTCTGCCCTGCCCGGCCGAACTCGCCGTGCAACGATTGGCAGAAGGCATCACGCCCCGACCACCGGCGCTGCGGCTTTTGGCCAAATTGCAGGGCGCGCTGGCCGGGCACGCCTGGCTGTGGCGGCGCTAG
- a CDS encoding capsule biosynthesis protein, with the protein MPEGRVFLLLQGPHGPFFDGLARLLRAAGSTVWRCVFNAGDEFFWSDKDSLIRHSGNPNEWPAHLDQILTRNGVTDIVLYGDVRPIHATARMAAEARGITLHVFEEGYLRPYWVTYERNGSNGHSALLEIDLPHMHATLRQSDLEIRRPPAHWGDMRQHKFYGALYHFLIVAANRKYPGYRSHRALSVLEEFRLNLRRLLMSPVVNLVRAVQWHRFKRSGNPYSLVLMQLEHDSSFLRHSKYPRNRDFVDEVIASFARSAPRHHHLLFKAHPLEDGRARNRDAIRKAAAAYGVQGRVHYFRGGKLADMLRYARSIVTVNSTAAQQALWRGLPVKAMGRAVYSKPGLVSDQGLDDFFASPIPPDPTSYRIFRDYLLQTSQIPGGFYAKQSRAHTLRLIADMILSPYDPYEALEMGHALQRQQIDDLVD; encoded by the coding sequence ATGCCCGAGGGGCGGGTTTTCCTGCTGCTGCAGGGGCCGCATGGCCCGTTTTTCGACGGGCTGGCGCGGCTGTTGCGTGCGGCGGGGTCCACGGTCTGGCGCTGCGTCTTCAATGCGGGCGACGAATTCTTCTGGTCCGACAAGGACAGCCTGATCCGACACAGCGGCAATCCGAACGAATGGCCCGCGCATCTTGACCAGATCCTGACCCGGAATGGCGTCACCGATATCGTGCTTTATGGCGATGTCAGGCCGATCCACGCCACCGCCCGAATGGCCGCCGAGGCGCGGGGCATCACGCTGCATGTCTTCGAAGAGGGCTATCTGCGCCCCTATTGGGTCACCTATGAGCGGAACGGCTCGAACGGGCATTCGGCGCTGCTGGAGATCGACCTGCCCCATATGCATGCGACGCTGCGACAGTCGGACCTGGAAATCCGCCGCCCGCCCGCGCATTGGGGCGATATGCGCCAGCACAAATTCTATGGCGCGCTGTATCATTTCCTGATCGTCGCGGCGAACCGCAAATATCCGGGCTATCGCAGTCACCGCGCGCTGAGCGTGCTGGAAGAATTCCGGCTGAACCTGCGCCGCCTGCTGATGTCACCGGTGGTGAACCTGGTCCGCGCGGTGCAATGGCACAGGTTCAAGCGGTCCGGGAATCCCTATTCCCTTGTGCTGATGCAGCTGGAACATGATTCCAGCTTTCTGCGACATTCAAAATATCCCCGGAACCGCGATTTCGTGGACGAGGTTATCGCCTCCTTCGCCCGCTCGGCCCCGCGGCACCATCATCTGCTGTTCAAGGCACATCCGCTGGAAGATGGCCGCGCCCGCAATCGCGATGCGATCCGCAAGGCCGCCGCCGCATATGGGGTGCAGGGGCGCGTGCATTATTTCAGGGGCGGCAAGCTGGCCGATATGCTGCGCTATGCGCGCTCGATCGTCACCGTGAATTCCACCGCCGCGCAGCAGGCGCTGTGGCGCGGTCTGCCGGTCAAGGCGATGGGCCGGGCGGTCTATAGCAAGCCGGGGCTGGTCTCTGACCAAGGGCTGGACGACTTCTTCGCCAGCCCGATCCCGCCCGATCCCACCTCCTATCGCATCTTCCGCGACTATCTGCTGCAAACCAGCCAGATCCCCGGAGGATTTTACGCCAAACAGTCGCGCGCCCATACGCTGCGACTGATTGCAGACATGATCCTGTCGCCGTATGACCCCTATGAGGCGCTGGAGATGGGCCACGCGCTGCAACGGCAACAAATTGACGATCTTGTAGATTAG
- a CDS encoding secondary thiamine-phosphate synthase enzyme YjbQ, producing the protein MNTVFTIHTTGPACHDFTHQVAAWLRDLGAQEGVVTLLVRHTSCSLLIQENADPDVQTDLLGWLDRIAPPGDHPSMTWLTHVLEGPDDMPAHLKAAILPVSLQIPVGDGRMMLGTWQGIYLVEHRRAPHRRQIAAVFQAS; encoded by the coding sequence GTGAATACAGTTTTCACGATCCACACCACAGGACCGGCCTGCCATGATTTTACCCATCAGGTCGCTGCATGGCTGCGCGATCTGGGCGCGCAGGAGGGCGTGGTGACGCTGCTGGTCCGGCATACCTCTTGCAGCCTGTTGATCCAGGAAAACGCCGATCCCGATGTGCAGACCGATCTGCTGGGCTGGCTGGACCGGATCGCGCCGCCGGGCGATCACCCCTCGATGACCTGGCTGACCCATGTGCTGGAGGGGCCGGATGACATGCCCGCGCATCTGAAGGCCGCGATCCTGCCGGTCAGCCTGCAGATCCCGGTCGGGGATGGGCGCATGATGCTGGGCACGTGGCAGGGGATCTATCTGGTCGAACATCGCCGCGCGCCGCATCGGCGCCAAATCGCGGCGGTGTTTCAGGCGTCCTGA
- a CDS encoding DUF6324 family protein, whose translation MSINSQSNIAANLQVGPTDQGMVRIYVEGDGIDLPLDFDPEEAAEIAEELMAAVEAARSMAKKGGAKKPKK comes from the coding sequence GTGAGCATTAACAGCCAGAGCAACATCGCCGCGAATTTGCAGGTCGGCCCGACGGATCAGGGCATGGTGCGGATCTATGTCGAGGGCGATGGAATCGATCTGCCGCTGGATTTCGACCCGGAAGAGGCGGCCGAAATCGCCGAAGAGCTGATGGCGGCGGTCGAGGCCGCCCGGTCCATGGCGAAAAAGGGCGGCGCTAAAAAGCCGAAGAAGTAA
- the nusB gene encoding transcription antitermination factor NusB, translating to MSTADDNARAKSQTRRAKSSGARLYAVQALFQMEAGGQSADRVMTEFQNWRLEAEDEDGRYIEADDKLFTRIIDDVVTWQSKIDQATDRGLVAKWPIDRIDPVLRALFRAAGAELVSPKAPPKVVITEYVRLAEAFFPDGKEPKFVNAVLDHMARDLRPDAF from the coding sequence ATGAGCACCGCCGATGATAACGCCAGGGCAAAATCGCAGACCCGTCGCGCCAAAAGCAGCGGCGCGCGGCTTTATGCGGTGCAGGCCCTGTTCCAGATGGAGGCAGGAGGTCAATCCGCCGACCGCGTGATGACCGAATTCCAGAATTGGCGCCTTGAAGCCGAGGATGAAGACGGCCGCTATATCGAGGCGGATGACAAGCTGTTCACCCGCATCATCGACGATGTCGTGACCTGGCAGTCGAAGATCGATCAGGCGACGGATCGCGGTCTGGTCGCGAAATGGCCCATTGATCGCATCGACCCGGTGCTGCGCGCGCTGTTCCGCGCCGCAGGCGCCGAACTCGTCTCGCCCAAGGCACCGCCCAAGGTCGTCATTACCGAATATGTCCGGCTGGCCGAGGCCTTCTTTCCCGATGGCAAAGAGCCGAAATTCGTGAATGCGGTGCTGGATCACATGGCGCGGGACCTGCGCCCGGACGCATTTTAA